In one window of Phycisphaerae bacterium DNA:
- a CDS encoding ParA family protein gives MEDVTNGAGKRAQIIAVGNQKGGVGKTTNTVHIAAALGERGRKCLIIDLDPNDTATRHLGMEGEAYLGSYELLTGDEPADVLAITEADEGFEFPKGVHLITSRRKLETIDDVLPEKHGKFFSVRDILFDPLKTVLNRYDYILLDTAPNSKIPTKAAYLVADWFILTAMPEPFAVTGLTDALRDIQDAQKKLNPNLRLLGVIIAGVDRRTNLSNSLTEYVQTAFTTPDGESAKFRTIISRSTVIPSAQKSGKTVFQTHPDHAVTDQYRALATEIEERIARLTANATNPNTEAVIGEVANG, from the coding sequence ATGGAAGATGTGACGAACGGAGCGGGGAAGCGAGCCCAGATAATTGCAGTCGGCAATCAGAAGGGCGGCGTCGGAAAAACAACAAACACCGTTCATATCGCTGCTGCCCTGGGCGAACGCGGTCGAAAGTGTCTCATCATCGACCTCGACCCGAATGACACGGCGACACGCCACCTGGGCATGGAAGGGGAAGCGTACCTTGGATCATACGAGCTTCTGACGGGCGACGAGCCCGCAGACGTGCTCGCCATAACGGAAGCGGACGAGGGGTTTGAGTTCCCGAAAGGCGTTCACCTCATCACGTCGCGGCGCAAGCTCGAAACGATCGACGATGTGCTGCCAGAAAAGCACGGGAAGTTCTTCTCAGTACGGGACATCCTGTTTGACCCGCTGAAAACGGTGCTCAACCGGTACGACTACATCCTGCTCGACACTGCCCCGAACTCGAAGATCCCTACCAAGGCCGCGTATCTCGTGGCGGACTGGTTCATTCTTACGGCGATGCCGGAGCCGTTCGCAGTGACCGGCCTCACCGACGCTCTTCGCGATATTCAAGACGCACAGAAGAAGCTGAACCCGAATCTGAGACTGCTCGGCGTCATCATCGCGGGCGTCGATCGGCGAACAAATCTCTCGAACTCGCTCACGGAGTATGTGCAGACGGCGTTCACAACTCCGGACGGTGAGTCAGCCAAGTTCAGAACGATCATCAGTCGCTCAACCGTCATTCCGAGCGCCCAGAAAAGTGGGAAGACGGTCTTTCAGACTCATCCGGATCATGCGGTCACCGATCAGTATCGAGCGCTCGCGACCGAAATCGAAGAGCGAATCGCACGATTGACCGCGAATGCGACGAATCCGAACACGGAAGCTGTCATCGGTGAGGTGGCGAATGGTTAA
- a CDS encoding PDZ domain-containing protein — MYGLSLLAAAIGCTALWRLLAALQPSSSTRGASLFPSLIRQWLFQSSFFVTSAFVATASAFMIYGVGCIVVNAPASAILQDSPAAAAGLRAGDVLVTIDGKAASGWDELALVLSKPGAEAIPFTVRRDNHELQLVGLQGSFLNRSSMRDQGIELPIMRHAVGLNRAFAAAEEAFREIFTLAIGAMPRQLVLLYGDDAIDTLLFVCIVIALRMPLVLALLGIGQGIVAVEGLSRIGNASESMR, encoded by the coding sequence ATGTATGGATTGTCCCTCCTTGCTGCGGCGATTGGCTGCACAGCCCTATGGCGTCTCTTGGCCGCTCTACAGCCATCCAGCTCCACTCGCGGCGCGTCATTATTTCCTTCGCTAATTCGCCAATGGCTCTTTCAAAGCAGCTTTTTTGTCACGTCTGCCTTCGTCGCGACGGCAAGCGCGTTCATGATCTATGGAGTCGGCTGCATAGTAGTCAATGCTCCCGCCTCAGCCATCCTTCAAGACTCCCCGGCAGCGGCTGCGGGACTGAGGGCAGGGGACGTGCTCGTCACCATTGACGGCAAGGCCGCAAGCGGTTGGGACGAACTCGCGCTCGTGTTATCGAAGCCCGGAGCGGAAGCCATTCCGTTTACGGTTCGTCGAGACAACCATGAACTGCAACTCGTCGGCCTTCAGGGATCGTTCTTGAATCGCTCCTCAATGCGTGATCAAGGGATTGAGCTCCCCATCATGCGGCATGCTGTCGGGTTGAACAGGGCGTTCGCTGCGGCAGAAGAGGCGTTTCGCGAAATCTTTACTCTCGCGATAGGCGCAATGCCAAGGCAGCTCGTGCTGCTTTATGGAGATGATGCGATCGATACCCTCCTGTTTGTCTGCATCGTGATTGCCCTGCGGATGCCGCTTGTGCTGGCGCTATTGGGGATCGGTCAAGGGATCGTCGCCGTCGAAGGACTGTCGCGTATCGGGAATGCAAGTGAGAGCATGCGATGA
- a CDS encoding tetratricopeptide repeat protein, whose protein sequence is LDDMLKSVTPDQARGRDVTVREVLDTVAGRIDDELADAPAVEATVRLILGQTYHELGAFTEAATMLEQAAAIHANMGLETAETAQIYRTLGGARLAQEDLDAAEEDFDRALAIARAAEGAESDSVLAILNQRGQILYRRGQFEEVAATLREVIRIFAARYGESSRELQSARGNLGMVLMQSGARDEADQLLTGAHDWFLREDGPASSMVLALLDGRASIAVERGDFDQAVALSREALERCREHFGPRHPEVADTLFMYGTRLASGFRTADAEPVFREAVSIREEHFGPDSLPVAEVLGRLGPVLSDLHRIDEALAVQERALSIYRQHEDASAIRFGWTLHGYALTLLDARRFAEARVAEEEAIALLSEPYSADSSQVLILRGTLAFIDQSAGDFRAARAAHQEVVAARQDLLGPDHPDTVLSQLCVAECEFGLGDIRIALQQLEAVVPRAAHAYGADSAMGAGARAWLALARLQDGAACAARPPAEAAYRFYHDAATATAVERVYAAALVAAAAHEPGAGDVPAVQALLVQRPAILAAASEPNAGDWRLGYAAFTAGRLGAASEDPVVTAALLDYGARLLADYFGPDHPLSRAAAEARATFATAAAPEP, encoded by the coding sequence GTGCGGCTGATCCTGGGTCAGACGTACCACGAACTCGGCGCGTTCACGGAGGCGGCCACGATGCTTGAACAGGCTGCCGCCATTCATGCGAACATGGGACTCGAGACGGCCGAGACGGCGCAGATCTACCGTACGCTCGGGGGCGCGCGGCTGGCCCAGGAGGATCTCGATGCCGCGGAGGAGGACTTCGATCGCGCGCTCGCGATCGCCCGCGCTGCCGAGGGTGCTGAGAGCGACAGCGTGCTGGCGATTCTGAACCAGCGCGGCCAGATTCTCTATCGTCGCGGCCAGTTTGAAGAAGTCGCCGCCACGCTCCGTGAAGTCATCCGCATCTTTGCCGCCCGTTACGGCGAGTCCAGCCGCGAGCTGCAATCCGCCCGCGGGAACCTCGGTATGGTGCTGATGCAAAGCGGGGCGCGGGATGAAGCTGACCAACTCCTGACCGGTGCACACGACTGGTTCTTGCGGGAGGACGGCCCGGCGTCGTCGATGGTGCTGGCGCTGCTCGATGGCCGGGCGAGCATCGCCGTCGAGCGCGGCGATTTCGACCAGGCCGTCGCCTTGTCGCGCGAAGCGCTCGAGCGCTGCCGGGAGCACTTCGGTCCCCGGCACCCAGAGGTCGCCGACACGCTGTTCATGTACGGCACGCGGCTCGCGAGCGGGTTCCGGACAGCCGATGCCGAGCCCGTCTTCCGCGAAGCGGTCTCGATCCGCGAAGAGCACTTCGGTCCGGACAGCTTGCCGGTCGCGGAGGTCCTCGGCCGCTTGGGCCCGGTGCTGAGCGATCTGCACCGGATTGACGAGGCGCTCGCCGTGCAGGAGCGTGCGCTGTCCATTTATCGTCAGCACGAAGACGCCAGTGCGATTCGCTTCGGTTGGACGCTGCATGGCTACGCCCTGACGCTGCTCGATGCGCGCCGCTTCGCCGAAGCCCGCGTAGCCGAAGAGGAGGCGATCGCCCTGCTGTCGGAACCGTACAGCGCGGACTCGAGCCAGGTCCTGATCCTGCGGGGCACGCTGGCCTTCATCGACCAGTCGGCGGGTGATTTCCGCGCCGCGCGCGCCGCGCATCAGGAGGTCGTCGCCGCGCGCCAGGACCTGCTGGGCCCCGATCATCCCGATACAGTGCTGTCGCAGTTGTGCGTCGCCGAATGCGAGTTCGGGCTTGGCGACATTCGCATCGCCTTACAGCAATTGGAGGCCGTCGTGCCGCGTGCAGCGCACGCCTACGGCGCCGACAGCGCGATGGGGGCGGGGGCGCGCGCGTGGCTGGCCCTCGCCCGACTCCAGGACGGCGCCGCTTGTGCTGCGCGCCCACCTGCAGAGGCTGCCTACCGCTTTTACCACGACGCCGCGACCGCGACGGCCGTCGAGCGAGTCTACGCCGCCGCGCTGGTTGCCGCCGCCGCTCATGAGCCGGGTGCCGGCGACGTCCCGGCCGTGCAAGCGCTGCTCGTGCAACGGCCCGCGATACTTGCCGCCGCGTCCGAGCCAAATGCAGGCGACTGGCGCCTTGGCTATGCCGCGTTCACCGCAGGTCGACTGGGCGCTGCATCCGAGGATCCGGTCGTCACGGCCGCGCTGCTTGACTATGGCGCCCGCCTGCTGGCGGACTACTTCGGACCGGACCACCCGCTGTCCCGTGCGGCTGCGGAGGCCCGCGCGACGTTCGCAACTGCGGCGGCGCCGGAGCCGTGA
- a CDS encoding class I SAM-dependent methyltransferase, with protein MQAAVRALASATSDRPLRVLELGSWAGASAITWASSIKRFCQRGGTIVCVDSWAPFFNPAEMGTVPVYQEMHDASKTGDIFTLFLHNVSASGHDDIILPLRGTTAELLSRFPAESFDIVYVDASHFYDDVRHDLTHSLRLVRLGGYLCGDDLEAQLSSVDRLEARGNGNRDYVPDRRSGVYLHAGVTVAVGEIFGNVAEWEGFWAVQRNLNGWNISPDVPFAGLDIPQHLLPWI; from the coding sequence ATGCAAGCTGCCGTTCGCGCTCTTGCTTCCGCGACTTCTGATCGTCCACTTCGGGTGCTTGAGCTAGGAAGTTGGGCTGGCGCATCGGCGATTACATGGGCTTCCTCCATCAAGCGCTTCTGCCAGCGAGGCGGGACGATTGTGTGTGTGGATTCGTGGGCTCCTTTCTTCAATCCAGCCGAGATGGGTACGGTGCCTGTCTATCAAGAAATGCATGACGCTTCAAAGACAGGCGACATTTTCACGTTATTTCTTCACAATGTCTCCGCGTCAGGCCATGACGACATCATTTTGCCGCTTCGAGGGACCACGGCCGAACTGCTTTCTCGTTTTCCGGCCGAGTCATTTGATATCGTCTATGTCGATGCCAGCCATTTTTACGACGACGTCCGTCATGACTTGACGCATTCATTGCGACTTGTTCGTCTCGGAGGCTATCTTTGCGGGGACGATCTCGAAGCGCAGCTGTCATCAGTTGATAGACTTGAAGCGCGTGGCAACGGGAACCGTGACTATGTTCCCGACCGCCGTTCTGGTGTCTATTTGCATGCGGGGGTAACCGTTGCTGTAGGGGAGATCTTTGGAAACGTCGCCGAGTGGGAGGGCTTTTGGGCAGTTCAGCGCAATCTCAACGGCTGGAACATCTCTCCTGACGTTCCTTTCGCGGGGCTCGATATACCTCAGCATTTGCTTCCGTGGATTTAG
- a CDS encoding helix-turn-helix transcriptional regulator: protein MREEAGLTTRELADAVGKPQSWVFKCENAERRIDVAEFCLWCRGCEVNPEMGIRRLAGPDPDADPKRRRK, encoded by the coding sequence ATGCGCGAGGAAGCTGGCCTAACCACCCGGGAGCTTGCGGACGCTGTTGGCAAACCGCAGTCCTGGGTTTTCAAATGCGAAAACGCAGAGCGGCGTATCGACGTGGCCGAGTTCTGTTTATGGTGCCGAGGCTGCGAGGTGAATCCCGAGATGGGAATAAGGCGGCTGGCTGGACCCGATCCCGATGCAGATCCGAAGCGCCGTCGTAAGTGA